GGGCGCTAGGCAGGTAGAAGCGTCGAACAGCGATGGTTGGCGAAAGCCGCCATCGTCCTATATCCAAAGGCGAAACGGATGCCCGCAAGGGGTCCAATGAAGGATCGCAACAGACCGATGATGAAGCGCAAGGAATTCATCCTGGGGGCCGCCGTTGGCCTGACCTTCGCCGCCGCGGCGACCGCCGGGGGGGTGATCGACTGGCCGGGCGCCAACGCCGCCGAACGGCCCACCGCCGCCGGACGGCTGATCCCATCGGCCGGGGCCGCCGGCCTGGCCTTCGCCCCGCCGCAGGGCGCGCCGCTCAGCTTCGCCGACATCTTCGAGCAGGTCGCCCCCGCCGTGGTGCAGATCGACGTGGAAACGCCCGTGGAACGTCCGCGCGGCGGCGTCATCCCCATCCCCGGCCTGCCCGGGTTCGGCTTCCAGGCCCCGGACACGCAGCAGCCGGGCGAGGAAGAGGAGCCCCGCACGGCGCAGGGCGCCGGGTCCGGCTTCTTCATCTCGGCGGACGGCTTCATCGTCACCAACAACCACGTCGTGGCCAACGCCACCAAGATCACCGTCAAGCTGTCCGACGGCCGTGAGTTGGCGGGCCGTCTGGTCGGGCGCGATCAGGACACCGACCTGGCCGTCATCAAGGTCGAGGGCAACGACTTCAAGTTCGTCAGCTTCGAGGAAACGGCCGATCCGCGCGTGGGCGACTGGGTCATCGCCGTGGGCAATCCGTTCGGTCTGGGCGGCACCGCCACGGCCGGCATCGTCTCGGCCCGTGCCCGCGAGATCGGCGACAGTTCGACACCCTACACCGACTATCTGCAGATCGACGCCGCCATCAACCGGGGCAACTCGGGCGGCCCGACGTTCGACATCTATGGCCGGGTGATCGGCGTGAACTCGGCGATCTTCTCGCCGACGGGCGGCTCGGTCGGCATCGGCTTCGCCATTCCGGCCAACATCGCCAAGTCTGTGACCGACCGCCTGATGAGCGGCCAGGCGATCCAGCGCGGCTATCTGGGCGTCCAGATCACCACCCTCAGCGACGCACAGCGTGCAGCGTCCGATTTGCCGGCAGACACCGAGGGCGCCTATGTCGCGGACGTAACGGCAGGCGGTCCTGGAGATCGCGGAGGTCTTCGCGCCGGTGACATCGTGGTCAAGCTGAACGGCGACGATATCACGACGTCGACCGCGCTGACCCGGCAGGTGGGTCAGGCTGCGCCCGGGGATGAGCTTCGTCTCGAAATCTTCCGCGAAGGACGGCGTCAGACGCTGAACATCCGCTCCGGGACACGTCCGGCAGACATCAATGCCACGGCGCAGGGCGGACAGGACGAGACCAGCCCGGATCCCGAGCGTCCGGTGGCCCCGGCCGGCGAAGTGGTCGAGGGCCTGACCCTCACGCCACTGACGGATGCCCTGAGGACGCGCTTCTCGATTCCGGAACGCATCGAAGGGCTGGTTGTCACAGCCGTCGCCAGCACATCGCAGGCAGCACGGGATCGCTATCAACCCGGGTTCGTCATCCAGCAGGCCAATGGGCGTCCCGTTCGCACCGTTGCCGACTTCCGCGCCGCCGTGGCGGCTGCGCGGTCCGCGGGCCGCGAGGGATTGTTCCTCCTCGTCAGGACCCCGGAGGGGAATGCTCCGGTGGTTCTTGAGCTTTCCAAGCCTGAATAAGCCGTAACTCCCAAGATCGCCGCCGATGGGCTACCGTCGGCGGCGATTCTGTATCCGGGAGACGGGCCGATGAAGATTCTGGTTGTCGAGGACGACGCCGAGGCGGCCCAGGCGATGGTGCGCGGCCTGACCGAGGGCGGGCACACCGTGTCCCACGCCATCGACGGGGCCTATGGCCTGCTGGAAGCGCAGAAGGGCGAATACGACGTCTATGTCGTCGATCGCATGATGCCCCGGCTGGACGGCATCGGCATGGTCGAGACCCTGCGCAAGGACGGTGACCAGACTCCGGTCCTGTTCCTGTCGGCCATGGGCGAGGTCGAAGACCGCGTCGTGGGCCTGAAGGCGGGCGGCGACGACTATCTGGTCAAGCCGTATGCCTTCGCCGAGCTGATCGCCCGGGTCGAGGCCCTGTCGCGCCGCCGCGAGACGGGCGGGGTGCAGACCGTGCTGAAGGTCGGCGACCTGGAGATGAACCTGATCGCCCGCACGGTGCATCGCGGCACCTCCGAGATCGACCTGCAGCCGCGCGAGTTCCAGCTGCTGGAGTTCCTGATGCGCCACGCCGGGCAATCGGTGACGCGCACCATGCTGCTGGAGAAGGTCTGGGAATACCATTTCGACCCCCAGACCAACGTCATCGACGTCCACATCAGCCGCCTGCGCTCCAAGATCGACAAGGGCTTCGACCGCGCCATGCTGCAGACGGTCCGGGGCGCGGGGTATCGGCTCGAGGCGTAAGCGGCCTCGATGACACTCCCCTCCCTTTTCCGCCGCACGCCCTTCCGGCTGACGCTGCTGTTCCTCGCCCTGTTCGCGGCGGCGGCGAGCGCGATCCTGGCCTATGTCTACATCGCCTCGGCGGCGGAGGCGCAGGCCAAGGCGCAGGCGGACGTGGCCGGCGAGCTCCAGGCGCTGCGCGGCATCTATGACAGCCGCGGCTTCGACGCCCTGAACATGGCGGTCATCGACCGGACCCTGACGCGCAGCGCCTTCGTCTACCGGCTGATGGACAAGGACGGGGCCTTCATCACTGGCAGCCTCAGCGAAAGCCCGTTCGAGCCAACGGCCAAGGACGGCGACTGGACGACCTTTCCCTTCACCGACACCGATGCCGAAGGCCGCGTGATCCGGCCGCAGGTGCGGGCGGTGACCTCCCGCCTGTCGGGGGGCGAGACCCTGATCGTCGGCGAGAGCCTGGGCGACACCGAAGCCTATCTGAACCGGCTGACCCAGGCTCTGTGGGCGGCCATGGGGATGGTGCTGCTGCTGGGGCTGGGCGGCGGCCTGCTGATCAGCCGCAATCTGGAGCGGTCGATGGCGCGGCTGAACCGCGTCGTCTCGGCGGTGGAGGAGGGGGATCTGAAGGCGCGGGTGCCGGTCAAGGCGACCGGCGACGAGCTGGATGAACTGGGCCGCGGCCTGAACCACATGCTGGACCGCCTCGAGGGGTCGATGGCCTCGATCCGGCACGCCGGCGACGCCATCGCCCACGACCTGCGCTCGCCCCTGACGCGGATGCGGGCCAAGCTGGAGGTCGCCCTGATCGACGCCGACAACGGCAAGGTCACCGGGGTCGAGGCCCTGGGCATCGCGCTGGACGAGGCCGACACCCTGCTGAAGACGTTCAACACCGTCCTGGCCATCGCCCGGCTGCAGGCGGCGGCGGGGCGGATCCCGGACGCCGCCGTGTTCGACGCCGCCGATCTGGCCGCCGACATGGCCGAGCTGTACGAGCCCGCCGCCGAGGACAAGGGGCTGGAGTTCTCGGCCGAGATCGAGACCGGGCTGATGATCGAGGGCGGGCGGCCCTTCCTGGCTCAGGCCCTGGCCAACGTCATCGACAACGCCATCAAATACACGCCGGTCGGCGGCGCGGTGATGCTGCGCGCGCGGCGGCGTTCCTCGGGCGAGATCGAGTATTCGGTCACCGACACCGGCCCGGGCGTGCCGGAGGCCGATCGCGGACGGGTCATCGAGCGGTTCGTGCGGCTGGACAACAGCCGCACCGAGGCCGGATCGGGCCTCGGCCTGTCGCTGGTCGGGGCGGTCATGGAGGCTCACCTGGGCCGTATCCAGCTGGATGAGGGACCGGGCGAATACGGTGGTTTCGGTCCCGGCCTGCGCGTGGCCCTGATCCTGCCGCCCGCGAGCGCGGCGTGAGCGACCTGCCGCTGGGTCGGCGGATCGCCTCTTGCGGCCCCGTGGTCGATGCGGCGGTCGCCGAGCGTGCCCGGGAGCGGCTGGCGGCCCTGGCGGCCGAGGGCGGCTGGGGCGAGACGTTCGACGCGGCCTGGCCCGCGCTGTGCCCGGTGTTCGCCGCCTCGCCCTATCTGTTCGGTCTGGCGCGGCGCTGGCCCGCCATCCTGCACGCCGTGCTGCGTGATCCGGTCGAGGCGCGACTCGCAGACGTCATCGCCCGCACCATCGCCCTGACGGGCGGAGCCGACGA
This DNA window, taken from Brevundimonas subvibrioides ATCC 15264, encodes the following:
- a CDS encoding response regulator transcription factor produces the protein MKILVVEDDAEAAQAMVRGLTEGGHTVSHAIDGAYGLLEAQKGEYDVYVVDRMMPRLDGIGMVETLRKDGDQTPVLFLSAMGEVEDRVVGLKAGGDDYLVKPYAFAELIARVEALSRRRETGGVQTVLKVGDLEMNLIARTVHRGTSEIDLQPREFQLLEFLMRHAGQSVTRTMLLEKVWEYHFDPQTNVIDVHISRLRSKIDKGFDRAMLQTVRGAGYRLEA
- a CDS encoding Do family serine endopeptidase, giving the protein MMKRKEFILGAAVGLTFAAAATAGGVIDWPGANAAERPTAAGRLIPSAGAAGLAFAPPQGAPLSFADIFEQVAPAVVQIDVETPVERPRGGVIPIPGLPGFGFQAPDTQQPGEEEEPRTAQGAGSGFFISADGFIVTNNHVVANATKITVKLSDGRELAGRLVGRDQDTDLAVIKVEGNDFKFVSFEETADPRVGDWVIAVGNPFGLGGTATAGIVSARAREIGDSSTPYTDYLQIDAAINRGNSGGPTFDIYGRVIGVNSAIFSPTGGSVGIGFAIPANIAKSVTDRLMSGQAIQRGYLGVQITTLSDAQRAASDLPADTEGAYVADVTAGGPGDRGGLRAGDIVVKLNGDDITTSTALTRQVGQAAPGDELRLEIFREGRRQTLNIRSGTRPADINATAQGGQDETSPDPERPVAPAGEVVEGLTLTPLTDALRTRFSIPERIEGLVVTAVASTSQAARDRYQPGFVIQQANGRPVRTVADFRAAVAAARSAGREGLFLLVRTPEGNAPVVLELSKPE
- a CDS encoding sensor histidine kinase encodes the protein MTLPSLFRRTPFRLTLLFLALFAAAASAILAYVYIASAAEAQAKAQADVAGELQALRGIYDSRGFDALNMAVIDRTLTRSAFVYRLMDKDGAFITGSLSESPFEPTAKDGDWTTFPFTDTDAEGRVIRPQVRAVTSRLSGGETLIVGESLGDTEAYLNRLTQALWAAMGMVLLLGLGGGLLISRNLERSMARLNRVVSAVEEGDLKARVPVKATGDELDELGRGLNHMLDRLEGSMASIRHAGDAIAHDLRSPLTRMRAKLEVALIDADNGKVTGVEALGIALDEADTLLKTFNTVLAIARLQAAAGRIPDAAVFDAADLAADMAELYEPAAEDKGLEFSAEIETGLMIEGGRPFLAQALANVIDNAIKYTPVGGAVMLRARRRSSGEIEYSVTDTGPGVPEADRGRVIERFVRLDNSRTEAGSGLGLSLVGAVMEAHLGRIQLDEGPGEYGGFGPGLRVALILPPASAA